TCCCGCGAGCCTCGACAGCGCCGCCGTCACCAAGCTGATGACCGCGGCGGGGTTGCTGTAAGGCCCGCGCCTCAATAGTACACGGGGCCGGCGGGTCGCCTGATGCGATCCGCCGGTCACCGCGGCCTCCCGGCCGCTTTTTTGCCAGTGAGACAGCCACGGCTCTGGTTCAGGTCTCGCCGCCATCCGCCCCGGTCTCCGGCGCGGCTTCGGGCGTATCGCCGCTGGCGCGCCGCCGGCGGCTTTCGCATGTCTCGGTCATCGGCATCGCCGCCGCCGCCGTCTCGCTGGTGGCGCTGCTGCCGCTCGCATTCATCGCGTGGGTGACGGTCGAGACCGGCTGGCAGGCCGCCTCGGCGATGATCTTCCGCCCCCGCGTCGGCGAGTTGCTGGTCAACACGGTGCTGCTCGAGGCCGGCGCCATCCCGCTAGCCATCGCGATCGCGGTGACGCTCGCCTGGCTCACCGAGCGCAGCGACCTGCCCGGCGCCCGCATCTGGGCCTGGCTGGCGGTCGCCCCGCTCGCCGTGCCCGCGTTCGTGCACAGCTACGCGTGGATCAGCATTGCGCCGAGCTTCCACGGGTTAGGCGCCGGCATCCTCATCTCGGTGCTGGCCTACTTCCCTTTCCTCTACCTGCCGGTCGCCGCGCAGCTTCGCCGCCTCGATCCGGCGATGGAGGACGTCGCCGCCTCGCTCGACAACGGGCCGTGGCGCGTCTTCTTCCGCGCCGTGCTGCCCCAGTTGCGTCTCGCCATCTGCGGCGGCGCGCTGCTCATCGGCCTGCATCTGCTCGGCGAGTTCGGCCTCTTCGCGATGATCCGCTTCGATACGTTCACCACCGCGATCGTCGATCAGTTCCAGGCCGTCTACAACGGGCCGGCCGCCAACATGCTGGCCGTCGTGCTCATCGTCTGCTGCTTCCTGCTGCTTGAGCTCGAATGGTTCGTGCGCGGCGACGAGCGCTACGCCCGCGTCGGCTCCGGCGCCGCACGTCTCCCCGTCCGCCGCCGCCTCGGCCCGTGGATGGTGCCATGCCTGCTGCTCAACGCCGGCCTCGCCGCGCTGTCGCTCGGCGTGCCGCTGGTCACGCTGGTGCGCTGGCTCGTCGATGGCGGCGCCGGCATCTGGAATCTCGGAGAGATCGGCCCGGCACTTGGCCAGACCATCGTGCTCGCCGTCGGCGGCGCCGTCGTCACCACCATCGCCGCGATGCCGCTCGCCTGGCTGTCGGTGCGCGCGCCGGGCCGCCTGCAGCGGATACTGGAAGCCTGCCACTACTACCTCGGCGCCTTGCCCGGCGTCGTCGTGGCGCTGGCGCTGGTCACCATCACCGTCCGCGTTCTGCTGCCGCTCTATCAGACTATCGCGACGCTGCTGCTCGCCTACGCGCTGCTGTTCCTGCCGCGCGCGCTGGTCAGTCTGCGCGCCAGCGTCGCACAGGTGCCGGTCGATCTCGAGCGCGCCGCGATGGCGCTCGGCCGCACGCCGTTCCAGGCGATCCGGCAGATCACGTTCCGCCTCGCCGCGCCCGGCATCGCCGCCGCGATGGCGCTCGCCGGCCTCGGCATCACGACCGAGCTGACCGCCACGCTGATGCTGTCGCCGAACGGCACCACGACGCTGTCGACGCAGTTCTGGGCGCTCACCAGCGAGCTCGACTACGCCGGCGCCGCGCCCTACGCCGCGATGATGGTCGTCTTCTCGCTGCCGCTGACGCTGCTGCTCTATGCCCGCTCGCGGCGCACGGCCGGCCGATGACGTTCCTCCGCATCTCGCGTTTGACGAAGCGCTTCGGCGCCGTCGTTGCCCTCGACGGCATCGACCTCGACGTCGAGCGCGCCAGCCGCACCGCCATCTTCGGTCCCTCCGGCTCCGGCAAGACGACGCTCCTCCGCCTCATCGCCGGCTTCGACGTGCCTGACACCGGCAGCATCGTCCTCGACGGCGAGACGCTCGCCGATGCGCCGGCCTCCGTCCCCGCCCACAAGCGCGGTATCGGCTTCGTCCCGCAGGACGGAGCGCTGTTCCCGCACCTGAGCGTCGCCGACAACATCGGCTTCGGGCTGGAACGCCGCATGCCCGGCCGCGAGGCGCGCATCGCCGAGCTGATCGACATGGTCGAGCTCGACGCGGCGATGGTCACCCGCCGCCCGCACGAATTGTCGGGCGGCCAGCAGCAGCGCGTCGCGCTCGCCCGCGCGCTGGCGCGGAAGCCGAAGCTGATGCTGTTCGACGAGCCGTTCTCCGCCCTCGACATGGATCTGCGCGAGGCGATGCGGAATGCCGTCGCCGGCGTGCTCGCCGCCACCGGCATCACCGCGTTGCTGGTGACTCACGACCAGGCCGAGGCGCTGTCCTTCGCCGACCGGGTCGCCGTCTTCGATGCCGGACGCCTGAAGCAGGTAGGCGACCCGCGCGACCTCTACATGCGCCCGCGCGATCCGCACACCGCGCGCTTCCTCGGCGATGCGATCATCCTGCCCGCAATATTGCGCGACGGCTGGGCCGAATGTGCGCTGGGCCGCGTTGCGACCGACGCACCGATGCGGAGCGGCAGCGGCGAGATCATCCTCCGCCCCGAGCAACTGCGCCTGGCGCGGACCAACGAGTCCGGGCGGGCGGCAGGGCAGGTGACCCACGTCGAATTCGGCGGCGCGCTCTGCCGCGTCCATGTCGCGATGGACCGCGCGGACCTGCCGCTGATCATGGTGAAGAGTGCCGGCGCCGACCTGCCGAACGTCGGCGACCGCGTGCAAATCTCGGCAGTCGGCGTCGCCCACGTCTTTACGTCTACGAACGGCGACTAGGCGACTTTCGCGTCGGCGCGGAATCCGCGCTCGCCGGTGAGATTTCGCAGGTACTCGCCATACCCGCTGCTGGCGAGGGGCTTCGCCAGCGCGATCAACTGGCGCTCGTCGATCCAGCCCTTGCGCCACGCGATCTCCTCAGGGCACGCAACCTTGAGCCCCTGCCGCCGCTCCAGCGCCGCGATGAATTCGCTCGCCTCGAGCAGCGAGTCGTGCGTGCCGGTGTCGAGCCAGGCGAAGCCGCGGCCCATGATCTCCACCGTCATCGCGCCTTCGTCGAGATAGAGCCGGTTGAGGTCGGTGATCTCCAGCTCGCCGCGCGCCGACGGCCGCAACTGCCGCACGCGCTCCACGACGCTGCTGTCATAGTAGTAGAGGCCGGTGACCGCATAGCTGGATTTCGGCCGCGCCGGCTTCTCCTCGATGCCGATGACCGCGCCGCTGCCGTCGAACTCCGCAATGCCGTAGCGCTGCGGATCGCGCACGTGATAGGCGAAGATCGTCGCGCCGCTCCGCCGTGCATCGGCGCGGCATAGCAACTGCGCGATCGAGTCGCCGTAGAAGATATTGTCGCCGAGGATCAGCACGCTGGCATCGTCGCCGATGAAATCCGCGCCGATCGTGAAGGCCTGCGCCAGCCCGCCGGGATGCGGCTGGACGGCGTAGCTGATCGACAGTCCCCACTTTGCGCCGTTGCCAAGCAGGCTGTGGAAGCGCGGCGTATCGTCCGGCGTCGAGATGATCAGGATATTGCGGATGTCGCCCTGCATCAGGGTCGCCAGCGGATAGTAGATCATCGGCTTGTCGTAGACCGGGAGGAGCTGCTTGCTGACGGATAGCGTCGCCGGATAGAGCCGCGTGCCGGCGCCGCCCGCCAGGATGATGCCCTTGCGGCTCATGACGCCTTGGCCTGCGCCGGCGCGCGCGATGCTTCGCCGGCCAGTAGCGGCCGCCACCAGGCTTCGTTGTCGAGATACCAGTCAATGGTCTTTTCCAGCCCCATACGCAGCGTCGCGCGCGGCGCCCATCCCAGCTCGCGGCGAATCTTCGTAGAGTCGACGGCGTAACGCGCATCGTGGCCCGGCCGGTCCGCGACGAACCGGATAAGCCGGCTGCGCGGCCCGATCGCCGCGTCCGGCCGCCGGTGGTCGAGCAGCGAACAGATCATCGCGACGATATCGCGGTTGGTGAAGCGGCTTTCGCCGCCGACGAGGTACGTCTCGCCGACCCGCCCGCGCTCCGCCACCAGCATCAGCGCCGCGACATGATCATCGACATAAAGCCAGTCGCGCACCTGCCGCCCGTCGCCGTAAAGCGGCAGTGGCCGGCCCGCCAACGCATTAAGGATCATCAGCGGCACCAGCTTCTCGGGAAACTGCCGCGGGCCGAAATTGTTGCTGCAGTTGCTGATGACAACGGGCAGCGTGTACGTCCGGTGCCACGCGCGCACGAGATGATCCGACGCCGCCTTGGATGCGGAGTAGGGCGAGCTCGGCTTGTAGGCCGAGGACTCCGCGAATGCGCCGGTCGGACCGAGCGCGCCGAAAACTTCGTCCGTCGAAACATGATGGAAGCGGAAGGCCGCGCCGCGCCCCGCTGGCAGCGTCCGCCAATAGTCCAGCGCCGCCTGCAGCAGCTCGAACGTCCCGACGACGTTGGTGGCAACGAACGCTGCGGCCCCGTCGATCGAACGGTCGACGTGACTCTCCGCCGCGAGGTGCATGATCGCATCGGGCTGAACCATCCCGATGATTTCGCGCATCGCGCGTCCGTCGCCGATATCGGCGCGCCAGAAGCGATAGCGCGGGCTGACAGCCACCGGCACGAGCGACGCGAGGTTGCCGGCGTAGGTCAGCTTGTCGACCACCGCGACGTGGTGCGGCGTATCCTCGATGAGATGCCGCACCAGCGCCGAGCCGATGAAACCGGCGCCACCGGTGACCAGAAACCGCTTCGCCGCGTCGGCCATGTCAGGACTGGCCTCCCGCACCGGCGCTCATCTCGCCCGTGGCGACCCGCCCGAGGATATCGACCTGCCGCGCGAGGCAATCGCTCCGCCGGTAACGCTGCTCGATCGTCGCCCGCGCCGCGCGACGGCGTGCGCGGGTGGACTCAGGTTGCGCCAGCGCCTCGACGACCGGCGCGGCGATGGCATCGGCGTCCCAGAAATCCGCGAGCGTCCCGTTCCGCCCGTCGTGGATCGCCTCCGTCACCGGCGCGGTACTGGAAGCGACGATGTTGCAACCGCACGCCATCGCTTCGAGCAGCGACCACGACAGCACGAACGGCACCGTGAGGTAGACGTGCGCCGCCGAGACCTGAAACAGGCGGACCAGCGCGGCATGATCGATGGCGCCGAGAAAGAAGATGCGGGCGGGATCGAGCCCGGTCTCCTCCATCATCACCGCGCGCCAGCTTCGCCCGCTCGGGTGCGGCCGGCCGTAGCTGACGCCATCGTCGCCAGCGACCACGAACACCGCGTCCTTCCGCTGCTTCGCGATCAGCGCCGCCGCCTGCATGAATTGCGGGAAGCCGCGATAGGGCTCCAGGCTCCGCGCGACATACGTCACCACCGGATCGCCCGGCGAAAGCACGCGACCGTCGGGCAGGCGGAACCGCGCCGCAGTATCCGGCCGGCAGAGATCGACATCGACGCCCTCGTGGCAGACCGCGATGCGCGGCCGCAGCGGCGCCGGGTAGCGGCTGCGCTGCCACGCGGTCGGGCTGAGCCCCGCGTCGATCGCGTCGAGGCTCGCCCGCTGCACCATGTTGCGCAGGCGCGCGCGGCCGAGCTCGGCGATGGTCACCGGCTCGCGCGGATCGAAGCCGATATCGCCGCCCTTCGGCTGGAAATAATACTCGCAGTAGCCCAGCGCCGGCGTGGTGTTGAGCACGTCCTTGACGAAAAGCATGCCGCCCCAGCCGATATGGCCGACGACGAGATCCGGTGCGCCCTCGGCGCGCCGCATCCGCTCCAGAGTCTCGGCGACGCGGTTGGCGTGCTGGGCATACTCATCGGCGACCGATAGATGGCCGGGCACGCGTTCCGTGATGGCAGCGTGCTTCACGAAGCGGACGCCGCGCACCGGCTCGTCGGGCTTCTCGCAGACGACCGTCACGTCCGCGCCGCGCTCGGCGAGATGCGCGGCGAGATGGCGGAACTGTCCGGCGCCGCGGCGATGGACGAAGACGATCTTCACTCGCTGCCCCAGCCCTTCAGTCCGTCGCCGTATTTCACCGTGGTCAGGATCATCATCTCGATGCGGCGGAGCGTCTTCACCGTCGTCTCGAAGTCGCGCAATTGCTCGGCGTCGCGCACCATCAGTTGCTGGTAGCTCTGGTCGATCTCGCGAATCTTGGCGCAGAGTTCGTGCCCGCGCGGCGCCAGGCGTATGTGCGCCGACCGCCGGTCGCGCGACGATGCCTCGCGCTCGATGTAGGCAGCCTCGAGCAGGCGCTTGAGATTGTACGAGGCGTTGGAGCCGAGATAATTGCCGCGCTCCAAAAGGTCGCGCACCGAAAGCTGATCGTCGCCGATGGTGAACAGCATCAGTACCTGCGCCGGACTGACGTCGTCGATGCCGAGCCGCATCAGCTCGGCGCGCAGAAGATCGAGGTAGCGCCGGTGCACGCGCTCGACCTCGCGGGCGAGGTCGAGGTGGCGGACGCTGGGGGGCGATCCCGGTTTCGGAGTTGATAATTCTTGAGGATAAGAAATATCTCTTTCGAGTACAAGTTTATCAGCCTGAATAGTCATCGCCGCTCCCCGTTGAGTTTCGTAGTTGCTTCAAAAATCGAAATACTTACGAAACTTTTAGCTCGACCACTATATACTTGTTTGTTCAGCCAGTTCGCGAACACTTGTTGCAACGCCGAACAAAACCTTTAGCCCTCACGATACATTGTAGAAATCTGCATCGACCGGGGGCGTTATGACCAGTGCCGTCGACCTGAACAGCAGCGACCAACCCCGCACTTTCGCCGCGCGAAGTGCGGCAAAACCCTCACCGAAAAAGACGACGGACGGCATCGCGCTCATCCGCGAGTGCCGGCGCGTGCTCATGCACGGCTTCGTCCTCGCCGGCATTCTCAGCGCCTTCATCAACACGCTGCAGCTCACCGTGCCGCTGTTCATGCTGCAGGTGCACGACCGCGTGATCCTGAGCCGCAGCGTCGATACGCTGAAGATGCTGGTCATCCTCGCGCTGGGCGCCCTCATCCTTTACGGGCTGCTCGAGTTCATCCGCTCGCTCGCCTTCCAGGCGCTCGCCGGGCAGTTGCTCAGCCGGCTCAACCTGCCGGCGATCGAGTCCGCGATGCAGACCGCGCTGGAGAAAGGCTCGACCCGCGCCACCGAAGTCCTGCGCGATCTCTCCGACCTGCGCAGCTTCATCACGGGCACCGCCTTCTCCGCCCCGTTCGAAGCGCTGTGGGCGCCGATCTTCCTTGCCGTGATGTTCGCGCTCCACCCGCTGTTCGGGCTGGCCGGGCTGATCGCGGTGGTAGTTCTGGTCAGCCTCAACATCCTTTCCGACGTCCTCTGCCGGCCGACGCTGAAGGAGGCGAACGAGGCGACCATCGAGAGCATCACCAGCATCGGCGGCACCATGCGTCACGCCGAGGTCATCGAGGCGATGGGCATGCTGCCCGCGCTCGCCGCGCGCTGGCGCCAGCTTCATTTCCATTCCATCGATCTCACCAATACCGGCAATCGCCGCAGCCGCGGCATGCACGCACTGACGCGCGCCGTGCGCTACTCCATGCAGATCGTGGTGCTGGCGATCGGCGCGTGGCTGGCGATCAACAACCTCGCCTCGGCGGGCTCGATGATCGGCGGCACGATGATCATGAGCCGCCTGCTGATGCCTTTCGACAGCCTCGCGGCCGACTGGCGCCAGTGGATCCTCGCGCGCGCCGCGTGGAAGCGCATCCGCGACGTCGTCGAGGTGCGCGGCTCGGTGCGCGAGAGTTTCCCGATCCCCAAGATTCCCGGCGACCTCGTCGTCGATCGCCTCGTCTACGCCGTTCCCGGCATGGACGTGCCGATCCTGCGCGGCATCTCGTTCAGCCTGTCGCCCGGCACCGTGCTGGGCATCGCCGGCCCCTCGGCCGCCGGCAAGTCGACGCTGGCGCGACTGCTGGTCGGGGTCACCAGGCCGACGGCGGGCGGCGTCTATTTCAACGGGCACAACGTCTACCTCTGGCAGCGCAGTTCGTTCGGCGACATTGCCGGCTACCTGCCGCAGTCGGTTTCCGTGCTCGAGGGAACGGTGCGCGAAAACATCGCGCGCATGCGCGACGCCGACCCGCGGCAGGTCATCGAGGCCGCCCGCGCCGCCGGCGTGCACGAGACCATCGGGCGCCTGCCGCTGGGCTACGACACGCCGATCGGCGACGGGCGGCTGACGCTGTCCGGCGGTCAGCGCCAGCGCATCGCGCTTGCCCGCGCATTGTTCGGCGAGCCGCTGCTGCTGGTGCTCGACGAGCCCAACTCCAACCTCGATGCCGAGGGCGAACAGGCGCTGATTGCCGCCATTACGGCGGCCAAGCGCAACGGCGCCATCGTCATCGTCATCGCCCACCGCCAGTCGATCATGGATTGCGTCGACAAGCTGCTGGTCCTCCAGGACGGGCGCATCGCCCAGTTCGGCGAGCGCACGCCGACTGCCAACGCCGTCCAGCCGATCCGCCGCGCTTCATCCGACGTCGTCGTCAAGCGCACTGCCGCAGGAGCCGAATCATGATCGATTTCGTCGAGTGGCGGCGGACGGCCGCGGCGCGCGTCGTCGCCGCGACGGCAATGGTCCCGCATCGCGCCGAGGCCGTCGTCTGGGAGGCGCCGATGGAGGTCGAGGCCTTCGAGCCGATGACGTCGCTGCGCCGCCCGGCCATCGCCGGCATCGCCGCGATTCTCATCGGCTTCGGCGGCTTCCTCGTCTGGGCCTTCACCGCCAATCTCGATAGCGCCTCGGTCGCCTCGGGTTCGGTCATCGCGGATTCCAAGAAAAAGACGGTGAGCCACCTCGAGGACGGCATCCTCTCCGAGCTGCTGGTCGCCGAGGGCGACAAGGTCAAGGCCGGCCAGCCGCTGTTGAAGCTCGACGACACCCGCGCGCGCTCCGATCTCGCGTCCGCCAGCGGCACCCGCATCGGCCTGCTCGCGCGCCTCGCGCGCCTGCGCGCCGAGCAGGCCAGCGCCGCCACGATCACCTTCCCCGCTGAGCTGCTCGCGGACCAGAGCGACATGGCGCAGTCGGTGATGAGCGACGAGACCCACGTCTTCGAAAATCGACGCGACATCTATCAGGGCAACCTCGCCGTCCAGCAGAAGCAGATCGACCAGTTCCAGACCGAGGCGGACGCCTATGACGCCCAGCTCACCGCCGCCACCCAGCAGGAGGCGATACTCAAGGAGCAGCTCGATAACATCCAGGACCTCGTCGACAAGGGCGTCGTGCCCAAGCGGCAGGCCACCGACCTGCAGGGGCAATTGAGTCAGGTGAGCGGCAACGTCGGCCAGTTCACCGCGCAACACGCCCGCTCCATCCAGGAGAAAGCCGCTGCCGAGCTGGCGCTGCTGTCGCTGCGCATGACATGGCAGGGCGACGTCGCCAACGACATCCAGGACACGCAGCTCAAGCTCAACGCCGCGACGCAACTTATGAAGGTCGCGGCCGACACGCTGGATCGGTTAACCGTGCGCGCACCCGAGGACGGCACCGTGCTCAACGTCCAGGTGCGCACGCAGGGCAGTGCGATTTCGGCAGGGCAGGCGCTGCTCGACATCGAGCCCGGCGACGAGCCGCTCATCGTCGAGGCCCGTCTCAGCCCGCTCGACATCGACTCGGTCAAGGTCGGCGAGCCGACCGAGGTGCGGCTGACCGCCTACGACCCGCGTACCTATCCCGTGCTTGACGGCAAGCTGCTGTACGTCGCCGCCGACCAGACCGAGGATCGCGACCGCGGCCTCATCTACTACACGGTGCGCGCCGAGATCGACGCCGCCGCGCTTGCCGCTCATCCGGAGATGCGCCTGCACCCCGGCATGCCGGCCGACCTCGTGGTCAAGCGCGCTCCGCGCAAGGCGATCGACTACATCCTGAGCCCGATCACCGCGACCTTCTACCGGGCTTTCCGCGAGGAGTAGGGCGGTCGCTTCGCGGTTGCGGGCTAACAAGTTCTAATCTCGAACCGGTTTGCCAGTATACTGACAACATCAAATAATAACTCGGCTTATAACTGTTTAGCGCGGCTTAACTCCGGAGTTAGATAGACGATCTCCAAGGGCAATTGGTAGTTTCGCGCATCGCACCATCGCTATACTGTCCGTAATAGCAATCGCAGGGGGATCCAACGGCGGTTGTGGCCCGGGCAGCAAGCCGAAGGCCTCACACAACGGAGACTGGGCGATGGCGACTCTAGAAGGCAGTGCCTACGACGACACCCTGAACGGAACCAGCAAGGCCGACGTCATTAACGGCGGCTCCGGTGACGACATCCTCAACGGCAACGCCGGCAACGACACGATCAACGGCGGCAGCGGCGACGATACCGTCCACGGCGGCACCGGCGAAGACCAGATCTACGGCGGTTCCGGCGACGACGTTCTGTTCGGCGACGAGCACAACGATCACATCTTCGGCGGCTCAGGCGACGATCAGATCTATGCCGGCAGCGGCGAAGACGTGATCGACGCCGGCAGCGGCGCCGACTATGTCGAAGGCAGCACCGGCAACGACACGATCGCGGGCGGCGACGGCGATGACACGCTCATCGGCGCCACCGGCCAGGACGTGATCGACGGCGGCGGTGGCGACGACCTCATCTTCGGCGGCGACCACAACGATACGCTGTCCGGCGGTTCCGGCGCCGACACCATCGACGGCGGCACCGGCGATGACACCATCGACGGCGGCACCGGCGACGATACGCTCACCGGCGGCACCGGCAACGACACCATTACCGGCGGCGACGGCGACGACGTCATCACCGGCGGCACCGGCCAGGACATCCTGTCCGGCGGCAATGGCGACGACCAGATCTTCGGCGGCGACCATTCCGACACCATCGACGGCGGTAGCGGCAACGACTACCTCGACGGCGGCACGGGCAACGACACCATCACCGGCGGCTCCGGCGACGACACGCTCGTTGGCGGCACCGGCAACGACAACCTCGATGGCGGCACCGGCGACGACACGCTCCTCGGCGGCACCGGCCACGACGTCCTCAACGGCGGGTCGGGCAACGACACGCTGGATGGCGGCGCCCATGCCGACACGCTCACCGGCGGCGCGGGTGACGACACGTTCGTCTTCACCGGCGGCGGCGGCCAGGATGTCATCGTCGACTTCACGGCCGGCGACGACATCATGCAGATCGCCAAGAACATCAACGGCACGAGCATCACGAGTGCCGACGATGTCGCGGCGCGGGCGACCCAGGTTGGCGGCGACACCGTCGTCGACCTCGGCAACGGCGACACGATCACCCTGCACAACGTCAACGCCGACGACGTGCACGCCGACCCGAGCCTCTACTTCAACGTCCACTAGCCATTCCGGGTGGCGCTTTCGGGCGCCACCCGTCCTTTCTCTCACCTGGGGGCAGGTTCATGAGTACCGCGACCGTAGAGACACCGGCCGATGGCGTTGTGGAAGTTCGCGCTCTCGGCGGCGGCGTTCTGGTGGTCGCGTGCGACATGGGCGTGCGGCTGCATTCCGCCGCTCGCCTCGAAACTCTATCCGGCGCCGCTCCGGCGCCGCTGACGACGCTGCGCCTGCCGCTCGCAAATGGTGGCACCAGAGTACTTTGGGCGTTTCGTCCGCCGGCATCGGAGCGGCCGCTGGTGCTCCGCGCCTTTACCGGCGTGCTTGCCGCCGGCCGGCTGATCGACCTCCAACCCGGCACGCGCTATCGCGCCGCCGACCTCGCTGCGCTCGCCGCCGGCCTCGAGCCCGCCGCCAGAATCTCGCTTGTCTCGGCGCTGTTCGGCGTCTGGTCGAGCGTCTTTCATCTTCGCCGCGATCCGGCATTCCTGCGTGCCATACGCCGCCTCACCGATACGCTGTCGCCGACCCCGGCGACGATCGGCATCGAGGCCGACATCGGCGACGGCCGCGGCCTGCACCGCACCCTTCTTCCGGCCGCGTTGGGCGACGTCCGCGCCGTCTACGCCGTATCGGCGAAGGGCATCGATCATCTGCCGCAGTCCTGGCATCTCGCCGATGCCCGGCAGGGCAAGCGCCTGCTGCGCCTCATCGCGCCGGCGGATCTCGCCGCCGCCGATCGGCTGATCGTGGTCGGCGAGGGCGGCATCGCCGTCCGCCGACCGCGCCGTGCTGCCACCGTCCGCGCGTTGCCGCAGTGGTGGCAGT
The sequence above is drawn from the Bauldia sp. genome and encodes:
- a CDS encoding iron ABC transporter permease; the encoded protein is MARRRRLSHVSVIGIAAAAVSLVALLPLAFIAWVTVETGWQAASAMIFRPRVGELLVNTVLLEAGAIPLAIAIAVTLAWLTERSDLPGARIWAWLAVAPLAVPAFVHSYAWISIAPSFHGLGAGILISVLAYFPFLYLPVAAQLRRLDPAMEDVAASLDNGPWRVFFRAVLPQLRLAICGGALLIGLHLLGEFGLFAMIRFDTFTTAIVDQFQAVYNGPAANMLAVVLIVCCFLLLELEWFVRGDERYARVGSGAARLPVRRRLGPWMVPCLLLNAGLAALSLGVPLVTLVRWLVDGGAGIWNLGEIGPALGQTIVLAVGGAVVTTIAAMPLAWLSVRAPGRLQRILEACHYYLGALPGVVVALALVTITVRVLLPLYQTIATLLLAYALLFLPRALVSLRASVAQVPVDLERAAMALGRTPFQAIRQITFRLAAPGIAAAMALAGLGITTELTATLMLSPNGTTTLSTQFWALTSELDYAGAAPYAAMMVVFSLPLTLLLYARSRRTAGR
- a CDS encoding ABC transporter ATP-binding protein, with translation MTFLRISRLTKRFGAVVALDGIDLDVERASRTAIFGPSGSGKTTLLRLIAGFDVPDTGSIVLDGETLADAPASVPAHKRGIGFVPQDGALFPHLSVADNIGFGLERRMPGREARIAELIDMVELDAAMVTRRPHELSGGQQQRVALARALARKPKLMLFDEPFSALDMDLREAMRNAVAGVLAATGITALLVTHDQAEALSFADRVAVFDAGRLKQVGDPRDLYMRPRDPHTARFLGDAIILPAILRDGWAECALGRVATDAPMRSGSGEIILRPEQLRLARTNESGRAAGQVTHVEFGGALCRVHVAMDRADLPLIMVKSAGADLPNVGDRVQISAVGVAHVFTSTNGD
- the rfbA gene encoding glucose-1-phosphate thymidylyltransferase RfbA — protein: MSRKGIILAGGAGTRLYPATLSVSKQLLPVYDKPMIYYPLATLMQGDIRNILIISTPDDTPRFHSLLGNGAKWGLSISYAVQPHPGGLAQAFTIGADFIGDDASVLILGDNIFYGDSIAQLLCRADARRSGATIFAYHVRDPQRYGIAEFDGSGAVIGIEEKPARPKSSYAVTGLYYYDSSVVERVRQLRPSARGELEITDLNRLYLDEGAMTVEIMGRGFAWLDTGTHDSLLEASEFIAALERRQGLKVACPEEIAWRKGWIDERQLIALAKPLASSGYGEYLRNLTGERGFRADAKVA
- the rfbB gene encoding dTDP-glucose 4,6-dehydratase; its protein translation is MADAAKRFLVTGGAGFIGSALVRHLIEDTPHHVAVVDKLTYAGNLASLVPVAVSPRYRFWRADIGDGRAMREIIGMVQPDAIMHLAAESHVDRSIDGAAAFVATNVVGTFELLQAALDYWRTLPAGRGAAFRFHHVSTDEVFGALGPTGAFAESSAYKPSSPYSASKAASDHLVRAWHRTYTLPVVISNCSNNFGPRQFPEKLVPLMILNALAGRPLPLYGDGRQVRDWLYVDDHVAALMLVAERGRVGETYLVGGESRFTNRDIVAMICSLLDHRRPDAAIGPRSRLIRFVADRPGHDARYAVDSTKIRRELGWAPRATLRMGLEKTIDWYLDNEAWWRPLLAGEASRAPAQAKAS
- a CDS encoding glycosyltransferase, with translation MKIVFVHRRGAGQFRHLAAHLAERGADVTVVCEKPDEPVRGVRFVKHAAITERVPGHLSVADEYAQHANRVAETLERMRRAEGAPDLVVGHIGWGGMLFVKDVLNTTPALGYCEYYFQPKGGDIGFDPREPVTIAELGRARLRNMVQRASLDAIDAGLSPTAWQRSRYPAPLRPRIAVCHEGVDVDLCRPDTAARFRLPDGRVLSPGDPVVTYVARSLEPYRGFPQFMQAAALIAKQRKDAVFVVAGDDGVSYGRPHPSGRSWRAVMMEETGLDPARIFFLGAIDHAALVRLFQVSAAHVYLTVPFVLSWSLLEAMACGCNIVASSTAPVTEAIHDGRNGTLADFWDADAIAAPVVEALAQPESTRARRRAARATIEQRYRRSDCLARQVDILGRVATGEMSAGAGGQS
- a CDS encoding MarR family transcriptional regulator, producing MTIQADKLVLERDISYPQELSTPKPGSPPSVRHLDLAREVERVHRRYLDLLRAELMRLGIDDVSPAQVLMLFTIGDDQLSVRDLLERGNYLGSNASYNLKRLLEAAYIEREASSRDRRSAHIRLAPRGHELCAKIREIDQSYQQLMVRDAEQLRDFETTVKTLRRIEMMILTTVKYGDGLKGWGSE
- a CDS encoding type I secretion system permease/ATPase, translated to MTSAVDLNSSDQPRTFAARSAAKPSPKKTTDGIALIRECRRVLMHGFVLAGILSAFINTLQLTVPLFMLQVHDRVILSRSVDTLKMLVILALGALILYGLLEFIRSLAFQALAGQLLSRLNLPAIESAMQTALEKGSTRATEVLRDLSDLRSFITGTAFSAPFEALWAPIFLAVMFALHPLFGLAGLIAVVVLVSLNILSDVLCRPTLKEANEATIESITSIGGTMRHAEVIEAMGMLPALAARWRQLHFHSIDLTNTGNRRSRGMHALTRAVRYSMQIVVLAIGAWLAINNLASAGSMIGGTMIMSRLLMPFDSLAADWRQWILARAAWKRIRDVVEVRGSVRESFPIPKIPGDLVVDRLVYAVPGMDVPILRGISFSLSPGTVLGIAGPSAAGKSTLARLLVGVTRPTAGGVYFNGHNVYLWQRSSFGDIAGYLPQSVSVLEGTVRENIARMRDADPRQVIEAARAAGVHETIGRLPLGYDTPIGDGRLTLSGGQRQRIALARALFGEPLLLVLDEPNSNLDAEGEQALIAAITAAKRNGAIVIVIAHRQSIMDCVDKLLVLQDGRIAQFGERTPTANAVQPIRRASSDVVVKRTAAGAES
- a CDS encoding HlyD family type I secretion periplasmic adaptor subunit: MIDFVEWRRTAAARVVAATAMVPHRAEAVVWEAPMEVEAFEPMTSLRRPAIAGIAAILIGFGGFLVWAFTANLDSASVASGSVIADSKKKTVSHLEDGILSELLVAEGDKVKAGQPLLKLDDTRARSDLASASGTRIGLLARLARLRAEQASAATITFPAELLADQSDMAQSVMSDETHVFENRRDIYQGNLAVQQKQIDQFQTEADAYDAQLTAATQQEAILKEQLDNIQDLVDKGVVPKRQATDLQGQLSQVSGNVGQFTAQHARSIQEKAAAELALLSLRMTWQGDVANDIQDTQLKLNAATQLMKVAADTLDRLTVRAPEDGTVLNVQVRTQGSAISAGQALLDIEPGDEPLIVEARLSPLDIDSVKVGEPTEVRLTAYDPRTYPVLDGKLLYVAADQTEDRDRGLIYYTVRAEIDAAALAAHPEMRLHPGMPADLVVKRAPRKAIDYILSPITATFYRAFREE